One Clostridium sp. CM027 genomic window carries:
- the queA gene encoding tRNA preQ1(34) S-adenosylmethionine ribosyltransferase-isomerase QueA, whose protein sequence is MKVKDFYFDLPKELIAQHPVKKRDESRLMVVNKTNKEIQHKQFKNIIEYLNPGDCLVLNDTRVLPARLLGMKEETGGKMEFLLLKRIDVNHWETLVKPGKKAKIGARFVFGNGELKATVMSVSEGGSRIVEFEFEGIFEEVLDKLGEMPLPPYITERLEDKERYQTVFSRAAGSAAAPTAGLHFTDELLSQIKAKGVKIVFVTLHIGLGTFRPVKAATVEEHEMHSEYYMLSSEAAAIINEVKETGGRVIAVGTTSNRTLESIADDNGRVEEKSGWTDIFIYPGYKFKIVDAIITNFHLPESTLIMLVSAFAGQDLIMGAYDMAVKERYRFFSFGDAMFLY, encoded by the coding sequence TTGAAAGTAAAGGATTTTTATTTTGACTTACCAAAGGAGCTTATTGCTCAACATCCAGTTAAAAAAAGGGATGAGTCAAGGCTTATGGTAGTCAATAAAACAAATAAGGAAATACAGCACAAACAGTTTAAAAATATAATAGAGTATTTAAACCCAGGAGATTGCTTAGTGCTAAATGACACCAGAGTTTTACCAGCAAGGCTTTTAGGAATGAAAGAGGAAACAGGAGGTAAAATGGAATTCCTGCTCCTAAAGAGAATAGATGTTAATCACTGGGAAACCTTAGTTAAACCGGGTAAAAAAGCAAAGATTGGAGCTAGGTTTGTTTTTGGAAATGGAGAACTAAAGGCAACAGTCATGAGTGTTTCTGAGGGTGGAAGTAGAATAGTGGAATTTGAATTCGAAGGAATTTTTGAAGAGGTTTTAGATAAACTCGGAGAGATGCCGCTACCACCATACATAACTGAAAGATTAGAAGATAAAGAAAGATATCAGACTGTATTTTCAAGAGCTGCAGGATCTGCAGCAGCCCCTACTGCAGGACTCCATTTTACAGATGAGTTGCTAAGTCAAATTAAAGCTAAGGGTGTTAAAATTGTATTTGTAACACTTCATATAGGTCTGGGTACTTTTAGACCTGTAAAAGCCGCAACAGTGGAAGAACATGAAATGCATTCAGAGTACTATATGCTTAGTAGTGAAGCAGCAGCGATAATTAATGAAGTAAAAGAGACGGGTGGCAGAGTAATTGCAGTAGGTACTACATCTAATAGAACACTCGAAAGTATAGCAGATGATAATGGCAGAGTAGAGGAAAAATCCGGATGGACAGATATATTTATTTATCCAGGATATAAATTCAAAATTGTTGATGCAATAATAACAAATTTTCATTTGCCAGAATCCACGTTAATAATGTTAGTTAGCGCTTTTGCGGGCCAAGATTTAATTATGGGTGCATATGATATGGCAGTAAAAGAAAGATATAGATTCTTTAGTTTTGGAGATGCAATGTTTTTATATTAA
- the tgt gene encoding tRNA guanosine(34) transglycosylase Tgt, translating to MYKLLKKSGKVRRGEFTTPHGTIQTPVFMNVGTQAVIKGAVSTMDLKEINCQVELSNTYHLHLRPTDKVIKQMGGLHKFMNWDRPILTDSGGFQVFSLSKMRKIKEEGVYFNSHIDGKKIFMGPEESMQIQSNLGSTIAMAFDECISNPSTREYVEDSVARTTRWLIRCKTEMDRLNSLEGTINNKQMLFGINQGGICEDIRTEHAKTISKMNLDGYAIGGLAVGETHEEMYRIIDAVVPHLPQDKPIYLMGVGYPSNILEAVSRGVDFFDCVLPARNGRHGNVFTSDGKINIMNAKFELDSAPIDEGCQCPACRHYTRAYIRHLFKAKEMLAMRLCVLHNLYFYNKLMEDIRDAIDNDCFEEFKAEKLAQWNE from the coding sequence ATGTATAAATTACTTAAGAAAAGTGGTAAAGTAAGACGTGGTGAGTTTACAACACCTCATGGAACTATTCAAACACCTGTATTTATGAATGTGGGAACTCAGGCAGTTATTAAGGGCGCTGTTTCCACTATGGATTTAAAAGAAATCAACTGCCAAGTAGAATTATCTAATACCTATCATTTGCACTTAAGGCCAACAGATAAGGTTATAAAGCAAATGGGAGGACTTCATAAATTTATGAATTGGGATAGACCTATTCTTACAGATTCCGGTGGGTTTCAGGTGTTTTCTCTATCTAAAATGAGGAAAATTAAAGAAGAAGGAGTTTACTTTAATTCACATATTGACGGGAAAAAAATATTCATGGGGCCAGAAGAAAGTATGCAGATACAAAGCAATTTAGGATCTACTATTGCCATGGCTTTTGATGAATGTATATCAAACCCATCTACTAGAGAATATGTAGAAGACTCAGTAGCAAGAACTACAAGATGGCTAATTAGATGTAAGACTGAAATGGATAGATTAAATTCTCTTGAGGGCACCATAAATAACAAACAGATGTTGTTTGGAATAAATCAAGGTGGTATTTGTGAGGATATCAGAACAGAACATGCTAAAACAATTAGTAAAATGAACCTAGATGGTTATGCTATAGGAGGACTTGCAGTAGGGGAGACTCATGAAGAGATGTACAGAATCATTGATGCAGTTGTTCCACACTTACCACAGGATAAACCAATATATCTTATGGGAGTGGGATATCCAAGTAATATTTTAGAAGCAGTATCTAGGGGAGTAGACTTTTTTGATTGTGTATTGCCAGCAAGAAATGGTAGGCACGGAAATGTTTTTACGAGTGATGGTAAAATAAATATAATGAATGCTAAATTTGAGCTGGATAGCGCTCCGATTGATGAAGGATGTCAATGTCCTGCTTGCAGGCACTATACAAGAGCCTATATAAGACACTTATTTAAGGCAAAAGAGATGCTCGCCATGAGGCTTTGCGTGCTTCATAATCTATATTTTTATAATAAACTTATGGAAGACATTAGGGATGCCATTGATAATGATTGTTTTGAAGAGTTTAAGGCTGAGAAACTTGCTCAGTGGAATGAGTAA
- the yajC gene encoding preprotein translocase subunit YajC: MGQFGSLISIVLMLAVFYLVVFIPENKRKKKYATLLNNLKLNDEVMTKGGIMGKIINIQDDYIILESGPDRARIKLSKSGIGTVINLNSDEVVEKK; this comes from the coding sequence ATGGGACAATTCGGTTCTTTAATATCTATAGTGTTAATGCTTGCGGTATTTTATCTAGTAGTATTTATACCAGAAAACAAAAGAAAGAAAAAATATGCTACACTTTTAAATAATTTAAAATTAAATGATGAAGTAATGACTAAGGGCGGTATAATGGGAAAAATAATCAACATTCAAGATGACTACATTATATTGGAAAGTGGTCCAGACAGAGCTAGAATTAAATTATCAAAAAGTGGAATAGGCACAGTTATAAATTTAAACAGTGATGAAGTAGTAGAGAAAAAGTAG
- a CDS encoding TIGR04086 family membrane protein: protein MENKKKYSYAAEGVFRAAILTLIILVIYSIITTFLPASMKVTSVFYIVITLVSVLYGSVFAAKKAGEKGWLMGIMVAATYMLVLYLVKVVGGGSTAIGMREVVRTALALGTGAFSGMLGINL, encoded by the coding sequence ATGGAAAACAAAAAAAAATATTCTTATGCTGCAGAAGGAGTATTTAGGGCTGCAATTTTAACCTTAATTATATTAGTGATTTATTCTATAATAACAACCTTTTTACCAGCTAGCATGAAGGTAACATCCGTTTTTTACATTGTAATAACATTAGTCAGTGTGCTTTATGGATCTGTATTTGCTGCAAAAAAAGCTGGAGAAAAAGGTTGGCTAATGGGTATCATGGTGGCAGCTACTTACATGTTAGTTTTATACCTAGTTAAAGTAGTTGGTGGTGGAAGCACTGCTATAGGTATGAGGGAAGTAGTAAGAACAGCTTTAGCTCTAGGCACAGGTGCTTTTTCAGGAATGCTTGGAATAAATCTATAA
- the scfA gene encoding six-cysteine ranthipeptide SCIFF: MKHIRTINKSSIKESLKKPGCKECANSCQSACKTSCTVANLACENE, from the coding sequence ATGAAACATATAAGAACTATAAACAAATCAAGCATTAAAGAAAGTTTGAAAAAACCAGGATGCAAAGAATGTGCTAATTCATGCCAATCAGCATGTAAAACTTCTTGCACAGTAGCAAACTTAGCTTGTGAAAACGAATAA
- the scfB gene encoding thioether cross-link-forming SCIFF peptide maturase yields the protein MSLIHKYIQNGEYYVIDVNSGALHVVDEIVYDLLDEVSLGEKEELIESLKDKYNVEDIEEAYSEIQSLIQEEMLYTKDLYESIAKESGQAESYIKALCLNVIHDCNLRCKYCFADEGEYHGAREVMSAEVGKKAIDFVLEKSGTRKNIEIDLFGGEPLMAFDMIKEVVEYAKVQEKKYKKSIRFTMTTNATLLNDEIMKYMDENMGNIVLSIDGRKSVNDKVRVRVDGSGSYDRVLPNIKKMVDMRDKSKAYYARGTFTRGNTDFFEDVKHMANLGFKEISIEPVVLPKEHELSIREEDLPVIFEQYDKLYTDMLQRHKDGNEFKFYHFNIDLKGGPCVYKRISGCGAGHEYIAVTPKGEIYPCHQFVGNKDYILGDIYNGITNKKIVQEFKEAHIYNKPTCMQCWAKFYCSGGCQANNFNFNGDMHIPYELGCKMQKKRIECAIALKSKTMNK from the coding sequence TTGTCATTAATTCATAAATATATCCAAAATGGAGAATACTACGTAATAGATGTAAATTCTGGAGCGCTACATGTAGTCGATGAAATAGTTTATGATCTTTTAGATGAGGTTTCCCTTGGGGAAAAAGAAGAGTTAATAGAAAGTTTAAAAGATAAATATAATGTAGAAGATATTGAGGAAGCGTATAGTGAAATTCAAAGTTTAATACAGGAAGAAATGCTATACACAAAAGATTTATATGAATCAATTGCAAAAGAAAGTGGACAAGCGGAGTCGTACATAAAAGCTTTATGTCTTAATGTAATACACGATTGTAATTTAAGATGTAAATACTGTTTTGCTGATGAGGGTGAGTATCATGGCGCTAGAGAAGTAATGTCAGCGGAAGTTGGAAAGAAAGCAATAGATTTTGTTCTGGAAAAATCTGGAACGAGAAAAAACATTGAGATAGATTTATTTGGTGGAGAACCACTCATGGCTTTTGATATGATAAAAGAAGTAGTGGAATATGCTAAAGTGCAAGAGAAAAAATATAAAAAAAGTATAAGATTTACAATGACAACTAATGCTACATTACTTAATGATGAAATCATGAAATATATGGATGAAAATATGGGCAATATAGTACTTAGCATAGATGGTAGAAAATCTGTTAATGATAAGGTTAGAGTAAGAGTTGATGGAAGCGGTTCCTATGATAGAGTACTTCCTAACATCAAAAAAATGGTTGATATGAGAGATAAGTCAAAAGCTTATTATGCGAGGGGAACCTTTACCAGAGGAAATACTGACTTTTTTGAAGATGTAAAACATATGGCAAATTTAGGGTTTAAAGAAATATCTATAGAACCAGTAGTGTTACCAAAGGAACATGAACTTTCAATTAGAGAAGAAGATTTACCAGTCATTTTTGAGCAATATGATAAATTATATACGGATATGCTTCAGAGACATAAGGATGGAAATGAATTTAAATTTTACCATTTTAATATAGATTTAAAAGGTGGACCATGCGTCTATAAGAGAATTTCTGGATGCGGAGCGGGTCATGAATATATAGCAGTTACCCCTAAAGGAGAAATATATCCTTGCCATCAATTTGTTGGTAATAAAGATTATATACTGGGCGATATATATAATGGAATTACTAATAAAAAAATTGTGCAAGAGTTTAAAGAAGCACATATTTACAACAAACCTACATGTATGCAGTGCTGGGCCAAATTTTATTGTAGTGGGGGATGCCAAGCAAATAACTTTAACTTTAACGGAGATATGCATATTCCTTATGAACTTGGATGCAAGATGCAAAAGAAAAGGATAGAATGTGCTATAGCTTTAAAATCAAAAACTATGAATAAGTAG
- the secD gene encoding protein translocase subunit SecD translates to MKKKKSMMLFLTSVLVVGVLAFAGFYGLEIGNYRFKPFTETINKGLDLQGGISVLEEVQGGKVDSKTLDTTIELISMRVNKMGVSETLVAKEGDNRIRIDIPGKFDSKEILDTVAKSGELKFVGPDKVTILTGKDVKDATAYIGQDNKPTIGLELKESGKNKFAVATKKFLGQSITIYMDDEVLTDPTVDSVITDGKAMISGTKTLEEATTKSQIIKSGALPVTLKAVSVKTVGATLGKNALPLSMKAGAIGILVILIFMLLYYRVPGMISGISLILYVVLVLGAFSAINATLTLAGIAGFLLTVGMAVDANVLIFERIREELKTGKSIKASVDAGFHRALSSILDSNITTIIAALVLYTVGTGTVKGFALTLMIGIGISVFTALTSTKFLLKLAVEMGLLSKTSHFGVKRG, encoded by the coding sequence ATGAAAAAGAAAAAAAGTATGATGCTTTTTCTGACTAGTGTTTTAGTTGTGGGGGTATTGGCATTTGCAGGTTTCTATGGACTTGAAATAGGAAATTATAGGTTTAAACCATTTACTGAAACAATAAATAAAGGGTTAGATCTACAGGGTGGAATTTCTGTCTTAGAAGAAGTTCAAGGTGGGAAGGTTGATTCAAAAACATTGGACACAACAATTGAACTTATATCTATGAGAGTCAACAAAATGGGAGTTAGTGAGACACTAGTTGCCAAAGAAGGTGATAATAGAATTAGAATTGATATACCAGGAAAATTCGATTCTAAAGAAATTCTTGATACTGTTGCAAAATCAGGAGAGCTTAAATTTGTTGGTCCTGATAAAGTGACAATTCTTACTGGTAAAGATGTAAAAGATGCTACTGCATACATAGGTCAAGATAATAAACCTACTATAGGGCTTGAACTTAAGGAATCAGGGAAGAATAAATTTGCAGTAGCTACAAAGAAGTTTTTAGGACAGTCAATTACTATTTATATGGATGATGAGGTGCTAACAGATCCTACAGTAGACTCAGTTATAACAGACGGTAAGGCTATGATCTCAGGAACCAAGACATTAGAAGAAGCTACAACAAAATCTCAAATTATTAAATCAGGAGCATTGCCTGTAACTTTAAAAGCTGTTTCCGTTAAAACAGTTGGAGCTACTTTAGGTAAAAATGCATTGCCATTAAGTATGAAGGCTGGAGCTATAGGAATATTAGTTATATTAATATTTATGCTTTTATATTATAGAGTACCAGGTATGATTTCAGGTATATCTTTAATTTTATATGTGGTTTTAGTTCTTGGAGCATTCTCAGCCATTAATGCCACTTTGACACTTGCAGGGATAGCGGGATTCTTACTTACAGTTGGTATGGCAGTAGATGCTAATGTGTTAATATTTGAAAGAATAAGAGAGGAACTTAAAACCGGAAAATCAATAAAAGCCTCTGTAGATGCTGGTTTTCATAGAGCATTGTCATCAATATTAGATTCAAACATCACAACTATAATTGCCGCCTTAGTTCTATATACAGTTGGAACAGGCACAGTTAAAGGGTTTGCACTTACATTGATGATTGGTATAGGTATAAGTGTATTTACAGCACTTACTAGCACTAAATTCTTATTAAAATTAGCTGTCGAAATGGGACTACTAAGTAAGACATCTCATTTTGGCGTGAAAAGGGGGTAA
- the secF gene encoding protein translocase subunit SecF, whose product MLKIVEKTKLWFAMSLFIIVIGMGFMVTKGLNLGIDFKGGTALTINMKQEFKKADVDKIIDKHAKGEYLSKTLDDGKDLEITIKSDALSADETATMLKEIKKEFKASELTAQDTIGASVGSELQTKAMRGLIIAMICMLAYIGLRFEFKFGVAAIVALLHDILIMVGVYAVVQIPVNATFIAAILTIVGYSINDTIVVFDRIRENQKNMRKASIEDITNASITQTMARSINTVATTLFTIIAVYIFVPSIRELSLPLIIGILVGCYSSIFIASPVWVLLKKRSKKATV is encoded by the coding sequence ATGCTAAAAATAGTTGAAAAAACAAAACTATGGTTTGCTATGTCTCTATTCATAATTGTAATAGGAATGGGGTTCATGGTAACAAAGGGGCTAAACTTAGGTATAGATTTTAAAGGTGGTACAGCACTTACTATAAATATGAAGCAGGAATTTAAAAAAGCCGATGTAGATAAAATAATTGATAAGCACGCAAAGGGTGAATACTTATCAAAAACATTAGATGATGGTAAGGATTTGGAAATAACCATAAAAAGTGATGCTCTTTCTGCTGATGAAACAGCAACCATGCTAAAAGAAATTAAGAAAGAGTTTAAAGCTAGTGAATTAACTGCACAAGATACGATAGGCGCGTCTGTTGGTAGTGAATTACAGACAAAAGCTATGAGGGGCTTAATTATTGCTATGATTTGTATGCTAGCGTATATAGGATTAAGATTTGAATTTAAATTCGGAGTTGCAGCCATAGTTGCATTACTACATGATATTCTAATTATGGTTGGAGTGTATGCAGTAGTCCAAATACCGGTAAACGCAACGTTTATAGCGGCTATTCTGACTATAGTTGGTTACTCTATTAATGATACTATTGTTGTATTTGATAGAATAAGAGAAAATCAAAAGAATATGAGGAAAGCGTCTATAGAAGATATTACTAATGCCAGTATTACACAAACCATGGCAAGATCAATAAATACAGTTGCTACAACTTTATTTACTATAATTGCGGTATATATATTTGTACCATCTATAAGAGAGCTTAGTTTACCATTAATAATCGGTATATTAGTTGGATGTTATTCTTCAATTTTTATAGCAAGTCCTGTTTGGGTGTTGCTTAAAAAAAGAAGTAAGAAAGCAACAGTCTAA
- a CDS encoding DHH family phosphoesterase produces the protein MLDYLKNMQMNKNSYIDYNMYNPFLLKGMEAALYRVVKAINEREKIVLYGFYDVDSITAISLLMLVLKFVNADVEYFIPSELSENRDLNEKDINNHIKYLGPGLIITLGCGINSISEIESCKYIGIDVIVTDFHEPIKNVPDTIVVDPQQRGCNYPFKGLCASGLTFKLAQAISSYYKMKSINKYMDLVMIGTSYSKTKLESENKIIAEEGIKQLKCTNNYGICALLKTHNIKIINEDTVLKLALKVMPTINPVGRMDNAKIVVELFITTDKNRALQISKYLDNELKNSLVF, from the coding sequence ATGCTGGATTATCTTAAAAACATGCAAATGAATAAAAATAGCTATATAGATTACAATATGTATAATCCATTTTTATTAAAAGGAATGGAAGCTGCATTATATAGAGTTGTCAAAGCTATAAATGAGAGAGAAAAAATTGTCCTTTATGGTTTTTATGATGTGGATAGTATTACGGCAATTTCTTTATTGATGCTAGTACTGAAGTTTGTAAATGCTGATGTTGAGTATTTTATACCAAGTGAACTAAGTGAAAACCGTGATTTAAATGAAAAAGATATTAATAATCATATAAAATATTTAGGACCAGGACTTATAATAACATTAGGCTGTGGAATCAATTCTATCAGTGAAATAGAATCATGTAAATACATAGGAATTGATGTTATAGTCACAGATTTTCACGAACCTATTAAAAACGTTCCTGACACTATTGTTGTGGATCCACAACAGAGGGGTTGCAATTATCCATTCAAGGGATTATGTGCTTCAGGGCTTACATTTAAACTAGCGCAAGCAATTTCGTCTTACTACAAGATGAAGTCCATAAATAAATATATGGATTTGGTAATGATAGGTACTAGTTATAGTAAAACAAAGCTTGAAAGTGAAAATAAAATAATCGCAGAGGAAGGTATAAAGCAATTAAAGTGCACCAATAATTATGGAATTTGTGCACTTCTAAAAACTCATAATATTAAGATTATTAATGAAGATACAGTATTGAAATTGGCATTAAAGGTAATGCCTACAATTAATCCTGTTGGAAGAATGGATAATGCTAAAATTGTTGTTGAGTTATTTATTACCACAGATAAAAATAGAGCACTACAGATATCAAAGTACTTAGATAATGAACTAAAAAATAGTCTCGTATTTTAA
- a CDS encoding adenine phosphoribosyltransferase, whose amino-acid sequence MDLKNSIRIIENFPKKGISFKDITTLLQDGNALKYTIDGMVAYLKDKQIDVIVGPEARGFLFGVPVAYALGAGFVPVRKPGKLPYDSIEIEYALEYGTDKLEIHKDAIKPGQKVAIVDDLLATGGTVVAVTKLIEQMGGEVVSLNFVIELTELNGKDKLQGYDIKSLVKYDI is encoded by the coding sequence GTGGATTTAAAAAATAGTATAAGAATAATAGAAAATTTTCCGAAAAAAGGTATCAGTTTTAAAGACATAACTACGTTACTACAAGATGGTAATGCACTTAAGTACACTATAGATGGTATGGTAGCATATTTAAAAGATAAGCAAATAGATGTTATAGTGGGACCAGAAGCAAGAGGGTTTTTATTCGGTGTACCAGTGGCTTATGCTCTTGGCGCAGGATTTGTACCAGTTAGAAAACCTGGTAAGTTACCTTATGACTCAATAGAAATTGAGTATGCCCTTGAATATGGCACGGATAAACTTGAAATTCATAAAGATGCAATAAAGCCTGGACAAAAAGTAGCGATAGTCGACGATTTACTTGCGACGGGTGGGACAGTTGTAGCAGTAACAAAACTTATAGAGCAAATGGGTGGAGAAGTTGTTTCCTTAAACTTTGTAATTGAATTAACAGAGCTTAATGGAAAAGACAAATTGCAGGGTTATGATATAAAGTCTCTTGTAAAATATGATATTTAG
- a CDS encoding bifunctional (p)ppGpp synthetase/guanosine-3',5'-bis(diphosphate) 3'-pyrophosphohydrolase — MLEKLLHKIETNCNAVDKDLIIKAFNFSYAAHKEQKRESGEPYIVHPLEVACILAEMGLDTSTIVAGLLHDVIEDTVYSFDDVSREFNIEVANLVEGVTKLGLIKYKTKEEEQADNVRKMLLAMAKDIRVILIKLADRLHNMRTLKYMPVAKQKQKAKETLDIYAPLAHRLGMSKIKWELEDLSLRYLNPNEYYNLVRKIAEKRAEREENIDNIVMELKFNLNIVGIEAEMDGRPKHFYSIYRKMVTKNKTLDQVFDLTAVRILVNDIGNCYAALGIVHTVYKPIPGRFKDYIAMPKPNMYQSLHSTVIGPHGKPFEIQIRTYEMHKTAEYGIAAHWKYKEGIEGSGEQNSDPKFSWLKDILEWQGETFDAEEFMEGFKTDLFSDEVFVFSPKGEVINLPLDATPIDFAYRIHTDIGHKCMGAKVNGRMVPLEYHLKTGEIVEIVTSSTPKGPSIDWLNITKSNQAKSKIKAWFKKAKRDESIEKGKELLERESKRQGYNFGEIAKGEAIEKIYKKYNFRTVDDLFAYVGVGDIMPPTVINRLRESFENKNKQENMTIEDIEQKITKSECKDDKKIMDYQGLIVKGEGNLLVRFAKCCNPVPGDEIVGYITKGRGVSVHRRDCKNVEALINSEINKVVEVSWGAPEGKGYITEIQIKADDTYGLLSHIMEIITLTKTQLYSINAKTLKNNVALINIKLRVADIENLKELQKKITKLTGVMEVYRIKN, encoded by the coding sequence ATGTTAGAAAAATTGTTACATAAGATTGAAACTAATTGTAATGCTGTAGACAAAGATCTTATTATTAAAGCCTTTAATTTTTCTTACGCTGCACATAAAGAGCAAAAGAGAGAGTCGGGTGAGCCTTATATTGTGCACCCATTAGAAGTAGCCTGCATTTTAGCAGAGATGGGACTTGATACTAGCACAATTGTTGCAGGTTTGCTTCATGATGTAATTGAAGACACCGTATATTCTTTTGATGATGTAAGCAGGGAGTTTAACATAGAAGTAGCAAATTTAGTGGAGGGTGTAACTAAGCTTGGACTAATAAAATATAAGACTAAGGAAGAGGAACAAGCTGATAATGTTCGCAAAATGCTCTTAGCCATGGCAAAGGATATTAGGGTTATCCTTATTAAGCTTGCAGATAGACTTCATAATATGCGAACGCTTAAATATATGCCTGTTGCAAAGCAAAAACAAAAGGCAAAAGAAACTTTGGATATTTATGCACCTCTCGCTCACAGACTTGGAATGTCTAAGATTAAATGGGAACTCGAGGACTTATCACTCAGGTATTTAAATCCGAACGAATATTATAATTTAGTAAGAAAAATTGCAGAAAAAAGAGCTGAGAGAGAAGAAAATATAGATAACATAGTGATGGAATTAAAGTTCAACTTAAATATTGTTGGAATAGAAGCTGAAATGGATGGAAGACCAAAACATTTTTACAGCATTTATAGAAAGATGGTTACTAAAAATAAGACTTTAGATCAAGTTTTTGATTTAACGGCAGTTAGAATTTTAGTAAATGATATTGGAAATTGTTATGCAGCTCTAGGTATAGTGCATACTGTGTATAAACCAATTCCTGGAAGGTTTAAAGACTATATTGCAATGCCAAAACCCAACATGTATCAATCATTACATTCAACGGTGATAGGACCGCACGGGAAACCTTTTGAAATACAAATTAGAACATACGAGATGCATAAAACAGCAGAATATGGCATTGCAGCTCATTGGAAGTATAAAGAGGGGATAGAGGGCAGTGGAGAGCAAAATTCTGACCCTAAATTTTCATGGCTTAAGGATATTCTTGAGTGGCAAGGGGAAACTTTTGACGCAGAAGAGTTTATGGAAGGGTTTAAAACTGATTTGTTTTCAGATGAAGTTTTTGTATTTTCGCCAAAGGGTGAGGTTATTAATTTACCACTTGACGCAACGCCAATTGATTTTGCTTATAGAATTCATACAGATATAGGGCATAAGTGCATGGGTGCGAAAGTAAATGGAAGAATGGTACCTTTAGAATACCACTTGAAAACTGGAGAAATAGTTGAAATTGTAACTTCATCTACGCCTAAGGGACCTAGTATTGATTGGCTGAATATTACAAAGAGCAATCAAGCTAAGAGTAAAATAAAAGCTTGGTTTAAAAAGGCTAAAAGAGATGAGAGTATTGAAAAAGGTAAAGAATTATTAGAAAGGGAATCTAAGAGACAAGGATATAATTTTGGAGAAATTGCTAAGGGCGAAGCAATAGAAAAAATATATAAGAAATATAATTTTAGAACTGTAGACGATTTATTTGCTTATGTTGGAGTGGGAGATATTATGCCTCCAACTGTAATTAATAGGTTGAGAGAGAGTTTTGAAAATAAAAACAAGCAAGAGAATATGACCATTGAGGACATTGAGCAAAAGATAACCAAGAGTGAATGTAAAGATGATAAAAAAATAATGGATTACCAAGGTCTAATAGTTAAGGGTGAGGGCAATTTACTTGTGAGGTTTGCTAAGTGCTGTAATCCAGTTCCAGGTGATGAAATAGTAGGGTACATCACTAAGGGACGAGGAGTTTCTGTTCATAGACGCGATTGCAAAAATGTTGAAGCTTTAATAAATAGTGAAATAAATAAAGTGGTTGAGGTAAGCTGGGGAGCGCCCGAAGGAAAAGGCTATATTACCGAGATTCAAATTAAAGCTGATGATACGTATGGACTATTGTCTCATATTATGGAGATAATAACGCTTACAAAAACACAATTATACTCAATCAATGCAAAAACTTTAAAAAATAATGTGGCTTTAATAAATATAAAGCTACGAGTTGCTGATATTGAGAATTTGAAAGAACTACAAAAGAAAATCACTAAGTTAACGGGTGTAATGGAAGTTTATAGAATAAAAAATTAA
- the dtd gene encoding D-aminoacyl-tRNA deacylase, protein MRAVVQRVKSSKVEVSGKLVSEIGFGLNVLLGICEGDTEDDIKFLKDKILNLRIFEEDGKMSKSLIDVGGELLVVSQFTLYGDCRKGRRPNFMRALGGEQAEILYLEFVKQCSEVLGKVKTGDFGEDMQVYIQNDGPVTLLLESKKDF, encoded by the coding sequence ATGAGAGCAGTAGTGCAAAGAGTTAAATCATCAAAAGTTGAAGTTAGTGGTAAATTAGTTAGTGAAATAGGTTTTGGATTAAATGTTTTACTTGGAATCTGCGAAGGCGACACGGAGGATGATATAAAATTCCTAAAGGATAAGATATTAAACCTGAGGATTTTTGAAGAAGATGGGAAAATGAGTAAGTCATTAATAGACGTAGGGGGGGAACTTCTTGTAGTTTCTCAATTTACGTTATATGGAGATTGCAGAAAAGGTAGAAGACCAAATTTTATGAGAGCTCTTGGTGGAGAGCAAGCTGAAATATTATATTTAGAATTTGTTAAGCAGTGTAGTGAAGTGTTAGGTAAAGTTAAAACTGGAGATTTTGGAGAAGATATGCAGGTTTATATACAGAATGATGGACCAGTAACCTTACTTTTAGAGAGTAAAAAAGACTTCTAG